A window from Candidatus Methylomirabilota bacterium encodes these proteins:
- the glgX gene encoding glycogen debranching protein GlgX yields the protein MAQPSRLRPGSPVPLGATWDGSGVNVAIWSEHATAVELCLFDAEDPGREKERIRLTERTDQVWHGRVAGLAPGALYGYRAHGPYAPRDGHRFNPAKLLLDPYARAITGNVTWHDALLGGRGSADAEPDGRDSAPYTPRSVVVDGAFDWGDDRPPATPWHRTVIYEAHVKGLTARHPDLPAALRGTYAGLGAPPVIDYLRSLGVTAVELLPVHHALAERALVARGLTNYWGYNSIGYFAPDARFAASGSRGEQVTEFKAMVRALHRAGIEVILDVVYNHTAEGGRRGPTLSFRGLGDGAYYWLDPADGAEYVDWTGCGNSWHTPHPRALQLVMDSLRYWVQVMRVDGFRFDLAAVLARTGLGDVNLYAPFLGAIRQDPALAGVKIIAEAWDVGPDGYLVGRFPAGWAEWNGRYRDTVRRFWRGDAGQAADLGFRLTGSSDLYAASGRQPSASVNFVTAHDGFTLADVVSYEHKRNAANGEDNRDGTDDNLSWNWGVEGPTSDPAVVALRERQMRNFLATLLLSQGVPMLAHGDEVARTQAGNNNTYCQDGPISWLGWDPSPSADAQRAFTRRLIELRRAEPVFRRRTFSTARALTWLRPDGKEMTAADWNAPATRALGLLLRGDRIDEVDEAGEPIVGATFLVLLNAAAAAVPFIVPAPPGAARWTAVLDTRQWEPPAAPALPAGGTFALAERSLAVLRLDVEGEWP from the coding sequence ATGGCGCAGCCCTCCCGACTCCGCCCTGGCTCCCCCGTCCCGCTCGGCGCGACATGGGACGGCAGCGGCGTCAACGTCGCGATCTGGAGCGAGCATGCGACCGCGGTGGAGCTGTGCCTCTTCGACGCCGAGGATCCCGGCCGCGAGAAGGAGCGCATCCGGCTGACCGAGCGCACCGACCAGGTCTGGCACGGCCGCGTGGCCGGTCTCGCACCCGGCGCGCTCTATGGCTACCGCGCGCACGGCCCGTACGCGCCGCGCGACGGCCATCGCTTCAACCCCGCCAAGCTCCTGCTCGACCCGTACGCGCGCGCCATCACCGGCAACGTGACGTGGCACGACGCCCTCCTGGGCGGCCGTGGGTCCGCCGACGCGGAGCCGGACGGTCGCGACAGCGCCCCCTACACCCCGCGCAGCGTCGTGGTGGACGGCGCCTTCGACTGGGGCGATGACCGCCCGCCCGCCACGCCGTGGCACCGCACGGTGATCTACGAGGCTCACGTGAAGGGCCTCACCGCGCGACATCCCGATCTGCCGGCCGCCCTCCGAGGAACCTACGCGGGGCTGGGTGCCCCGCCCGTCATCGACTATCTCCGCAGCCTCGGCGTGACCGCGGTGGAGCTCCTCCCCGTGCACCACGCCCTCGCCGAGCGTGCGCTTGTCGCGCGCGGCCTCACGAACTACTGGGGCTACAACTCGATCGGCTATTTCGCGCCCGACGCGCGCTTCGCCGCCTCGGGCTCGCGCGGCGAGCAAGTCACCGAGTTCAAGGCGATGGTGCGCGCCCTGCACCGTGCGGGCATCGAGGTGATCCTCGACGTGGTGTACAACCACACCGCGGAGGGTGGCCGGCGCGGCCCGACGCTGTCGTTCCGCGGCCTCGGCGATGGCGCCTACTACTGGCTCGACCCCGCCGACGGTGCCGAGTACGTCGACTGGACCGGCTGCGGCAATAGCTGGCACACGCCGCACCCGCGTGCGCTGCAGCTTGTGATGGATAGCCTTCGCTATTGGGTGCAGGTGATGCGGGTCGACGGCTTCCGCTTCGACCTGGCGGCCGTGCTCGCGCGCACCGGGCTCGGCGACGTGAACCTCTACGCGCCCTTCCTCGGCGCCATCCGGCAGGATCCGGCGCTCGCCGGCGTGAAGATCATCGCGGAGGCCTGGGATGTGGGCCCCGACGGCTATCTCGTGGGCCGCTTTCCCGCGGGCTGGGCCGAGTGGAACGGCCGCTACCGGGACACCGTGCGCCGCTTCTGGCGCGGCGACGCCGGGCAGGCCGCCGACCTCGGCTTCCGGCTCACCGGGTCGAGCGACCTCTACGCCGCGAGCGGCCGACAGCCGTCCGCGAGCGTCAACTTCGTCACCGCGCACGACGGCTTCACCCTTGCCGACGTCGTGAGCTACGAGCACAAGCGGAACGCCGCCAATGGCGAGGACAATCGCGACGGCACCGACGACAATCTGTCCTGGAACTGGGGGGTCGAGGGGCCGACCTCCGATCCCGCCGTCGTCGCCCTCCGCGAGCGGCAGATGCGGAACTTCCTGGCCACACTGCTGCTGTCTCAGGGGGTGCCCATGCTGGCTCACGGAGACGAGGTGGCACGCACCCAGGCCGGGAACAACAATACCTACTGCCAGGACGGACCGATCAGTTGGCTCGGCTGGGATCCGTCGCCGTCGGCGGACGCGCAGCGCGCCTTCACGCGGCGCCTCATCGAGCTCCGCCGGGCGGAGCCGGTGTTCCGGCGCCGGACCTTCAGCACCGCCCGGGCGCTTACCTGGTTGCGCCCCGACGGCAAGGAGATGACGGCGGCGGACTGGAACGCGCCGGCCACGCGCGCGCTCGGCCTGCTCCTGCGCGGCGACCGCATCGACGAGGTGGACGAGGCGGGGGAGCCCATCGTGGGTGCCACCTTCCTGGTCCTCCTCAACGCCGCCGCCGCCGCCGTGCCCTTCATCGTGCCCGCGCCCCCCGGCGCCGCGCGCTGGACCGCCGTGCTCGACACCCGCCAGTGGGAGCCCCCGGCCGCGCCCGCCCTGCCCGCGGGCGGCACCTTCGCGCTCGCCGAGCGTTCCCTCGCCGTGCTGCGTTTGGACGTGGAAGGAGAGTGGCCGTGA
- a CDS encoding Glu/Leu/Phe/Val dehydrogenase, whose protein sequence is MTHIDEFESDLHRTALSQLDRVAARLGLDTDIHVRLRAPRRAMVVSIPVRMDSGRTEVFTGYRVHHSTVLGPTKGGLRYDADVSLGEVTALAMLMSWKCALMSLPYGGAKGGVRCNPRAMSATERENLTRRYTAEIILMIGPDLDIPAPDLGTDEQTMAWMMDTYSMTQGKSVPGVVTGKPLIVGGSAGRREATGRGIVYCLYQAAHHTGQQLRGKSVVIQGFGNVGSVAARLLWRDGAVVAGVSDVKGAVWNPNGLDIRQLEAHVAATGSVVGFPGADPLDNAVLLEQPCDILIPAAVGSQIHAGNAERIRAHIVAEGANGPTTPEADVILHDRGVTVIPDILCNAGGVVVSYFEWVQGLQYYFWKESEITARLQEVMARAFNRVWGVGQKEGVDLRTAALMEGVRRVAEGYRVRGLYP, encoded by the coding sequence GTGACCCACATCGACGAGTTCGAATCCGATCTGCACCGGACGGCCCTATCACAGCTCGATCGCGTGGCCGCGCGCCTGGGCCTCGACACCGACATCCACGTGCGCCTGCGGGCGCCGCGACGGGCGATGGTCGTGTCCATTCCCGTCCGCATGGACTCGGGGCGGACCGAAGTGTTCACCGGCTACCGCGTCCACCACTCCACCGTGCTGGGGCCCACCAAGGGCGGCCTCCGCTACGACGCGGACGTGAGCCTGGGCGAGGTTACCGCGCTCGCGATGCTGATGAGCTGGAAGTGCGCGCTGATGTCGCTGCCCTACGGGGGCGCCAAGGGGGGCGTACGCTGCAACCCGCGCGCGATGTCGGCAACCGAGCGCGAGAACCTCACGCGCCGCTACACCGCCGAGATCATCCTGATGATCGGTCCCGATCTCGACATCCCCGCCCCCGATCTCGGCACCGACGAGCAGACGATGGCCTGGATGATGGACACATACTCGATGACCCAGGGCAAGAGCGTGCCCGGTGTCGTCACCGGCAAGCCGCTCATCGTGGGCGGCTCGGCGGGACGGCGCGAGGCCACTGGCCGCGGCATCGTGTACTGCCTCTACCAGGCAGCCCACCACACCGGCCAGCAGCTGCGCGGCAAGTCGGTGGTGATCCAGGGCTTCGGCAACGTGGGGAGCGTGGCCGCCCGCCTTCTCTGGCGCGACGGCGCGGTGGTGGCGGGCGTGAGCGACGTGAAGGGCGCGGTCTGGAATCCCAACGGCCTCGACATCCGGCAGCTCGAGGCGCACGTGGCCGCCACGGGGAGCGTGGTGGGATTCCCCGGCGCCGACCCGCTCGACAACGCCGTCCTCCTGGAGCAGCCGTGCGACATCCTGATTCCCGCCGCGGTCGGCTCGCAAATCCATGCGGGCAACGCCGAGCGTATCCGCGCCCACATCGTGGCCGAGGGCGCCAACGGCCCCACCACGCCCGAAGCCGACGTGATCCTCCACGACCGCGGGGTCACCGTCATCCCGGACATCCTGTGCAACGCGGGCGGTGTGGTCGTGTCCTACTTCGAGTGGGTGCAGGGGCTGCAGTACTACTTCTGGAAGGAAAGCGAGATCACGGCCCGCCTGCAGGAAGTCATGGCTCGCGCGTTCAATCGTGTGTGGGGCGTGGGCCAGAAGGAGGGCGTGGATCTGCGCACCGCCGCTCTGATGGAAGGTGTCCGTCGGGTGGCCGAGGGCTACCGAGTCCGCGGCCTCTACCCCTGA